A genomic region of Plasmodium cynomolgi strain B DNA, chromosome 5, whole genome shotgun sequence contains the following coding sequences:
- a CDS encoding eukaryotic initiation factor (putative) has protein sequence MEKEENYKTSEKYEICTSFENIGIDEGLLRGIYAYGFEKPSAIQQRGIKPILSGRDVILQSQSGTGKTCVFAVGALNCVNRNLSETQVIILSPTRELAEQTQKVCLALADYIHVTVYCCIGGKKMSDDIKALNNGVHIISGTPGRIYHMLNLRHLKCKYIKQLVIDEADEMLNKGFKEQIVLSSATLPQEVLEITNKFMHRPVKILVKRDELTLEGIKQFFVSIEKEQWKYETLADLYESLTITQAVVFCNTKMKVDWLTKKMQEANFTVCKMHAGMSQSERDDIMLKFRQCKFRVLISTDIWGRGLDVQEVSLVVNYDLPNSRESYIHRIGRSGRFGRKGVAINFVKNDDIKILRDIEQYYSTQIDEMPMNITELL, from the exons atggagaaggaggagaattACAAAACGTCGGAGAAGTACGAAATATGTACGAGTTTCGAAAACATCGGAATTGACGAAGGGTTGCTGAGGGGGATCTACGCGTACGGATTTGAGAAGCCGTCAGCTATCCAGCAAAGGGGTATCAAACCAATATTAAGTGGCAGAGATGTCATCCTGCAGAGCCAAAGTGGGACAGGAAAAACGTGCGTGTTTGCAGTAGGTGCTCTAAATTGCGTAAACCGCAATTTGAGCGAAACGCAGGTGATTATCTTATCTCCGACGAGAGAGCTAGCAGAGCAGACGCAAAAGGTGTGTCTAGCGCTAGCTGATTATATACACGTAACTGTATACTGTTGTataggaggaaaaaaaatgagtgatGATATAAAGGCATTGAACAACGGAGTACATATCATTAGTGGAACTCCCGGAAGAATATATCATATGCTAAACTTGAGACACTTAAAGTGTAAGTATATAAAACAGTTAGTCATTGACGAAGCAGATGAAATGCTCAACAAGGGATTCAAAGAACAG ATCGTACTCTCTTCAGCTACACTACCACAAGAGGTGTTAGAAATAACGAATAAATTCATGCACAGACCGGTGAAGATATTAGTAAAAAGGGATGAACTAACTTTGGAAGGAATTaagcaattttttgtgtCCATAGAGAAGGAGCAATGGAAATATGAAACGCTTGCTGACTTGTACGAGAGCTTAACTATCACCCAAGCTGTTGTTTTTTGTAATACGAAGATGAAGGTTGATTGGTTGACGAAGAAAATGCAAGAGGCGAACTTTACCGTTTGTAAAATGCATGCTGGAATGAGTCAGAGTGAGCGAGATGAtattatgttaaaatttcGGCAGTGTAAATTCCGTGTACTTATATCGACTGACATTTGGGGTAGGGGACTGGATGTGCAGGAAGTGTCTCTTGTTGTTAACTATGACTTACCCAACTCTAGGGAGAGCTACATTCACCGCATCGGGAGGAGTGGTCGATTTGGCAGGAAGGGTGTTGCAATCAACTTTgtcaaaaatgatgacataAAAATTCTTAGGGATATCGAGCAGTACTACTCCACGCAGATTGACGAGATGCCAATGAACATCACGGAGCTGCTCtag